The Lucilia cuprina isolate Lc7/37 chromosome 5, ASM2204524v1, whole genome shotgun sequence genome includes a window with the following:
- the LOC111688559 gene encoding transportin-1, producing MTWEPQADGLQQIIGILKESQSPDTATQLAVHMKLEELNQYPDFNNYLIYVLTKLKSEDEPTRSLSGLILKNNMRTHGNNLRPEIVEYIKHECLQAIGDPSPLIRATVGILITTIASNGGLHNWPQLLPSLCDMLDSQDYNVCEGAFSALQKICEDHAETLDSASLNRPLNVMIPKFLQYFSHNSPKIRSHAIACINQFIMIRSQALMLHIDTFIESLFNLSSDDDHEVRKNVCHGLVMLLEVRMDRLLPHMPQIIEYMLMRTQDSDEGVALEASEFWLSLAEQSICKDVLTPYLPQLAPVLVKGMRYSDIDIILLKGNVEEDDMVPDREEDIRPRFHKSRTHTIKSTEAGGGDDDDDDFDDGLDDDNSLSEWNLRKCSAAALDVLANVFRQECLPILLPILKDTLFHQDWVIKESGVLALGAIAEGCMQGMIPHLPELIPYLISCLSDKKALVRSITCWTLSRYANWVVSQPHDQYLKPLMEELLKRILDSNKRVQEAACSAFATLEEEACTELVPYLEYILQTLVFAFSKYQHKNLLILYDAVGTLADSVGHHLNKPQYIEILMPPLIDKWNLLKDDDKDLFPLLECLSSIATALQSGFLPYCDPVYRRCISLIEQTINQEMACKQNPGIDHPDKERMIVALDLLSGLAEGLDGHIESLVANSTIMQLLYQCMQDILPEVRQSSFALLGDLTKACFQHVHPFMAEFFPILGQNLNPDYISVCNNATWAIGEICMKLGEETRQYIHLVLKELIVIINRPNTPKTLLENTGKFCLI from the exons atgacgTGGGAACCGCAAGCAGATGGCTTACAGCAAATCATAGGCATACTCAAGGAGTCACAATCTCCTGATACAGCAACTCAATTGGCCGTGCATATg AAACTTGAAGAACTTAATCAATATCCGGATTTTAATAACTAtttgatttatgttttaacCAAACTTAAATCCGAAGATGAACCTACACGTTCCCTAAGTGGTCTCATACTCAAGAATAATATGCGCACTCATGGCAATAACTTAAGACCCGAAATTGTTGAATATATTAAACATGAATGTTTACAAGCTATTGGCGATCCATCACCTTTGATTAGAGCCACAGTGGGTATATTAATAACTACTATTGCCAGTAATGGTGGTTTACACAATTGGCCACAGCTTTTGCCATCGCTGTGTGATATGTTGGATTCCCAAGATTATAATGTATGCGAGGGTGCTTTTAGTGCTCTACAGAAAATCTGTGAAGATCATGCTGAAACCTTGGACTCTGCCTCTCTCAATAGACCACTCAATGTTATGATTCctaaatttttgcaatatttcagTCATAACAGTCCCAAGATACGTTCACATGCTATTGCCTGTATTAATCAATTCATTATGATTCGTTCTCAAGCTTTGATGTTACATATTGATACTTTTATTGAAAGTCTTTTCAATTTATCATCCGATGATGATCATGAAGTTAGGAAGAATGTTTGTCACGGTTTAGTTATGTTGCTGGAAGTACGTATGGATCGTTTATTGCCCCATATGCCGCAAATTATTGAATATATGCTAATGAGAACACAAGATTCAGATGAGGGAGTGGCATTAGAAGCTTCCGAATTTTGGTTATCACTTGCTGAACAAAGCATTTGCAAAGATGTTCTAACACCATATTTGCCACAATTGGCGCCGGTTTTAGTTAAGGGCATGCGTTATTCGGATATTGATATTATTTTACTTAAGGGTAATGTGGAAGAAGATGATATGGTACCAGATCGTGAAGAAGATATAAGACCACGTTTCCATAAATCACGCACACATACCATCAAGTCTACCGAGGCGGGTGGCggagatgatgatgacgatgatttcGATGATGGTCTAGATGATGACAATTCCTTGTCTGAGTGGAATTTGCGTAAATGCAGTGCTGCCGCTTTAGATGTTTTGGCCAATGTTTTTCGCCAGGAATGTTTACCTATTCTGTTGCCCATACTAAAGGATACTCTATTCCATCAAGATTGGGTTATAAAGGAAAGTGGTGTTTTAGCCTTGGGCGCTATTGCTGAGGGTTGTATGCAAGGCATGATTCCACATTTACCCGAGTTAATACCCTATTTGATTAGCTGTTTGTCAGACAAAAAAGCTTTGGTACGTTCTATTACCTGCTGGACATTATCACGTTATGCCAATTGGGTAGTTAGCCAGCCACATGATCAATATTTAAAACCCTTAATGGAAGAATTGCTCAAACGTATTTTAGACTCCAATAAGAGAGTACAAGAGGCAGCCTGTTCAGCATTTGCCACACTCGAAGAAGAAGCTTGCACTGAACTTGTGCCCTATTTGGAATATATTCTACAAACTTTAGTATTTGCTTTTTCCAAATATCaacataaaaatcttttaatactCTACGATGCTGTGGGTACATTGGCCGATTCTGTTGGTCATCATTTGAATAAAccacaatatattgaaattctAATGCCACCACTAATTGACAAATGGAATCTTTTAAAAGATGATGACAAAGATCTATTTCCTTTATTGGAATGTCTATCGAGTATAGCTACAGCTTTGCAATCGGGTTTTTTGCCGTACTGTGATCCTGTTTACAGAAGATGTATATCTTTGATTGAACAAACTATCAATCAGGAAATG gCTTGCAAACAAAATCCCGGTATTGATCATCCCGATAAAGAGCGCATGATTGTAGCTTTGGATTTATTATCTGGTTTAGCTGAAGGTTTAGATGGTCATATTGAATCTTTGGTTGCTAATAGCACTATTATGCAATTATTATATcaatgtatgcaagatatatTGCCGGAG gttCGTCAGTCATCTTTTGCTTTATTGGGAGATTTAACTAAGGCCTGCTTCCAACATGTGCATCCATTTATGGCTGAGTTTTTCCCCATTTTGGGACAAAATCTAAATCCCGATTATATATCCGTTTGCAACAATGCCACCTGGGCAATTGGcgaaatttgtatgaaattgg GTGAAGAAACTCGCCAGTATATACATTTAGTACTTAAAGAATTGATCGTTATTATCAATCGACCAAATACACCTAAAACACTTTTGGAAAATACTGGTAAGTTTTGCTTAATATAA
- the LOC111688913 gene encoding transmembrane protein 184B isoform X2 yields MSTSITSSSNLTDTTLNVTTTVIPTTTIASALVNTTTTSSVKLNFMPQMSAAAAPIDPLSHVGDGIFLQTKTAQGLAGIFVWAALFITCQQIYQHLRWYTNPQEQRWIVRILFIVPIYATYSWISLLFFNSDNVYVYFFTVRDCYEAFVIYNFLSLCYEYLGGEGNIMSEIRGKPIKTSCLYGTCCLKGKTYTIGFLRFCKQATLQFCLVKPLVAFIIIFLQVFGHYHDGDWRSDGGYIYITLIYNISVSLALYGLYLFYFATRDLLTPFEPVLKFCTIKSVIFLSFWQGVGLAILEKAKVISPIVDNAGTVTSAGTVSAGYQNFFICIEMLFAAIALRYAFPYQVYARSCIGDGHGRSVTMQSISSSLKETMNPKDIMTDAIHNFHPQYQQYTQYSSEVTSSQRYEKL; encoded by the exons atGAGCACATCGATAACCAGCAGTAGTAATTTAACTGACACGACGTTAAATGTCACTACAACCGTCATACCCACAACAACAATTGCAAGTGCTTTGGTAAATactacaacaacatcatcagttaaattgaattttatgccACAAATGTCCGCCGCTGCCGCTCCCATCGATCCTTTAAGCCATGTGGGTGATGGTATTTTTTTACAGACAAAAACCGCTCAAGGTTTAGCTGGTATATTCGTTTGGGCAGCTTTGTTTATCACATGCCAACAG ATTTATCAACATTTACGTTGGTATACAAATCCCCAAGAGCAACGTTGGATTGTAcgaattttgtttattgtaccCATATATGCAACATACTCCTGgataagtttattattttttaattccgACAATGTATATGTGTACTTTTTCACCGTACGAGATTGTTATGAGG CGTTTGTCATTTACAATTTCCTCTCGCTCTGCTATGAATATCTGGGTGGTGAAGGCAATATAATGTCTGAAATTCGTGGCAAACCCATTAAGACCTCCTGCCTCTATGGTACATGTTGTTTAAAGGGTAAAACCTATACAATAGGATTTTTACGTTTCTGCAAACAAGCCACCTTACAATTCTGTTTAGTTAAACCATTGGTtgcatttattataatatttttgcaagTATTCGGACATTATCATGATGGTGATTGGAG ATCCGATGGCGGTTATATTTATATTACTCTCATTTATAACATTTCGGTTTCATTAGCGTTATACGGTTTATATTTGTTCTATTTTGCCACCCGTGATTTATTAACACCCTTCGAACCTGTATTGAAATTCTGTACCATCAAATCGGTGATTTTCTTATCATTTTGGCAGG GTGTTGGTTTGGCTATTTTGGAAAAGGCAAAAGTTATTTCACCAATTGTTGACAATGCTGGCACTGTTACTTCGGCTGGTACCGTATCGGCTGGTTATCagaatttctttatttgtattgaaatgtTATTTGCTGCAATTGCTTTACGTTATGCCTTCCCTTATCAG gtTTACGCCCGCAGTTGTATTGGCGATGGGCATGGTCGTTCAGTAACCATGCAATCAATTTCCAGCAGTCTTAAA GAAACCATGAATCCTAAAGATATTATGACAGATGCTATACACAATTTCCATCCACAATATCAACAGTACACTCAATATAGTTCCG AAGTAACTTCATCTCAAcgttatgaaaaactttaa